AGGAAAGCCACCTCGAGCGCCTGCTCGGCGTTGAGGCGCGGATCGCAGTAGGTGTGGTAGCGGTCGCGCAGGTCGTCCGCCGTCAGGGCACGGGCGCCGCCGGTGCACTCGGTGACGTTCTTGCCCGTCATCTCGAGGTGGATGCCGCCGGCATGGGTGCCCTCCGCCTGGTGGATGTCGAAGAAGCCCTGGATCTCCTTCATCACCCGCTCGAACGGCCGGGTCTTGTAGCCGCTCGCCGTCACGGTGTTGCCATGCATCGGGTCGCAGGACCACACGACCTTGCGGCCCTCGCGCTCCACCGCCCGGATCAGGGCGGGGAGGTGGTCAGCCACCTTGTCGGCGCCGAAGCGGCAGATCAGGGTCAGGCGGCCGGCTTCGTTCGTCGGGTTCAGCAGGTCGACGAGCCGGATCAGGTCGTCGGCCTTGAGCGACGGGCCGCATTTGAGGCCGATCGGGTTCTTGATGCCCCGGGCGAACTCGATGTGGGCGTGGTCGGCCTGGCGGGTGCGGTCGCCGATCCACAGCATGTGGCCGGACGTGGCGTACCAGTCGCCGCTCGTCGAATCGACCCGGGTCAGGGCCTCCTCGTAACCGAGCAGCAGCGCCTCGTGGCTGGTGAAGAAATCGGTCTGGCGCACCTCCTGATGCGTCTCCGGGTTGATGCCGATCGCCCGCATGAAGTCGAGGGTCTCGGTCATGCGCTGCGCCAGGTCGGCATAGGCCGAGGACTGCGGCGAGTCCTTGACGAAGCCGAGCATCCAGCGATGCGCGTTCTCGAGGTTGGCGTAGCCGCCGGTCGCGAAGGCGCGCAGGAGGTTCAGCGTCGCGGCCGACTGGCGGTAGGCCTCGGTCTGGCGGTTCGGGTTCGGCACCCGCTCCCCTTCCGTGAAGCCGATGCCGTTGACGATGTCGCCGCGGTAGCTCGGCAGCGCGACGCCGTCGACCGTCTCGACCGGCGAGGAGCGCGGCTTGGCGAACTGCCCGGCGATGCGCCCGACCTTCACCACCGGCGAGCCGCCCGCGAAGGTCAGCACCAGCGCCATCTGCAGGAAGACGCGGAAGAAATCGCGGATGTTGTCGGCCGAGTGCTCGTCGAAGCTCTCGGCGCAGTCGCCGCCCTGGAGCAGGAAGGCCTCGCCGGCCGCGACCTTGGCGAGGTTCTGCTTCAGCTTGCGCGCCTCTCCGGCGAACACCAGCGGGGGAAAGCTCGCGAGCTGCCGCTCCACCGCCGCGAGGGCCGCGGAATCCGGGTAGTCCGGAACCTGCTGGATCGGCAGCCGCCGCCAGCTCGTGGGGGTCCAACGCTCGCTCATCGTCCTCTCCTCGCGCACCTCTTCGATAACCGGTCAGGTCGGTCGCGGAAGCCGGGCTTATAGGGGGGTTTGGCGCGCCGCGCGAGGGGGCTTTGCGCGGCGATCCGGGGCCGCGGGGCGGGGCGGCATTGGGGCTCCGCCTGTTCGCACTTGGCTCTGGACGCCTCAACCAGTACATGACAGTATTCGAACCGGATTAGTGCTGCCATGATTGATATTTCATCAAGCATAAGCCCGGCCGCATCGGCGCGGATCGTTCGCCCTTCGATCGTGCGAGGCGGGCTGCGATGAGCGGGATCGTGCGAGTCGCCGCGCCGGGCGGCTCCGCGCCCCGAATCGAGGCCGCGCCGGGCGATGCCGCGGCGATGGAGCGCCATATCGCCGCCATCCTGGTCGCCGACGTCGTCGGCTACACCCGGCTCAGCGAGATGGCCGAGGAGGCGACCCATCGCCGCCTCAAGGCCCTGCGCTGCGGCATCATCGACCCGCTGGTCGCCCGCTGCGGCGGCCGGGTCGTCAAGAATACCGGTGACGGCTTCATCGCCACCTTCCCGGCCGCCGCAGCGGCAACGGATTGCGCGCTCGCCCTGCAACGCCGCCTCGCCGAGGCGGCGCAGGGGGAGCCGGAGGCCTCGCGCCTGACCTTCCGGATGGGCGTCAACCTCGCCGAGGTCATCGTCGAGGACGGCGACGTGTTCGGCGACGGCGTCAACGTCGCGGCCCGCCTGCAGGCTTATGCCGAGGCCGGCGACGTGATCGTGTCCGAGGCGGTCTTCTCGCGAGCGAGCGCCGAGGCGCGGATGCGGGCGACCGACCTCGGCTCGCTCCCCCTGCGCAACCACGCCCGGCCGGTCCGGGTCTTCGCCCTGCGCGGCGGCGAGGCGGCGCGCCCGCGCACCGGCGAGTGCGCGCCCGGCGCCGAGGCCCGGGCCTCGATCGCGGTGCTGCCGTTCCGGGCCGGCGGGGCGGACCGGCTCAGCCTCGCGGACGGCTTCACCGACTGGATCGTGCGGGCCCTGTCGTCCTTGCGCGACCTGTTCGTGATCTCCCGCGGCTCGACGCAGGCCTATCGCCGCCGGCGCATCGACCCGGCGGCGATAGGGCGGCGCCTCGGCGTGCGCTACGTCATGGACGGGGCGATCCAGCATCACGGCGGGGCCTTGCGGGTCTGCACCGAGCTGATCGAGTGCGGCACCGGCGCGGTCGTCAGCGCCGACCATTACGAGGGCCTCGTCGACCAGGTCTTCGCCCTCCAGGACGCCATCGCCCTCAAGCTGATCCGGACCATCGCGCCGCACGTGCGCGAGCGCGAGCTGCAGCGGGCGCTGCGCAAGCACCCGGCGAGCCTGACGAGCTACGACCTGCTGCTCCAGGCCCTCGACCAGCTCCACAAGATGGACCCCGACAGCTTCGCCCGGGCCGGGGGCCTGCTGCAGCAGGCGATCGCCCTCGACCCGTCCTACGCGCCGCCCTTCGCCTACGCGGCCTGGTGGCACGTCCTGCGGGTCGGCGAGATGGGCTCGCCCGATCCGGACGGCGACGGGCGGGCGGCGGCGGAGCGGGCCCGCGCGGCGATCGAACGGGACGGCAACGACCCCCTGGCGCTGGCGATCCACGGCCACGTCCAGGCCTTCATGCTGCGCGATGCTCGTACCGCGCGGCGCTTCCTCGACCGGGCGATCGAGGCCGGCCCGAGCGTCGCCATCGCCTGGACGATGAGCAGTGCCGCCCACGGCTTTTCCGGCGACGGACGGCTGGCGGTCGCCCACGGCGAGGCCGGCCAGCGCCTGGCGCCGAACGACCCCTACACCTTCTGGCACGAGGGCCTGCTCGCCCAGGCCCACTACGTCGCGGGCGACTACGACGAGGCGGTGGCCTGGGCCTCGAGCGCGGTCGCCCGCAACCGCGCCATCCGCTTCACCCTGCGCATCCTCGCCGCGAGCCTGGCGGCGGCCGGCCGGCTGCCGGAGGCGCGAGCGGCGGCGGGCGAGCTGATGCGGCTGCAGCCGGGCTTCCGGCTCGACGCTTACGCGCCGCGCTGCCCCTTCGCCGCCCCGCTCCTGGCGCGCTGGATCGGGCACCTGCGGGCGGCGGGTCTGCCGGAGTGAGGCGGGGAGGCGTCGGGGGAGGGCGGCGATGACGGGCAATACCGGGAACACGGGCAATACCGGCAATACGGGAAACACCGGCAATGCCGGCGTCAACGGCGATGCCGGCGGAGGCTGGTTCGTGCCCGACCGGGCCGACTTCCCGTTCTCCCTCGAGACGACGATCGACGGGACCGAGATCGGCGCCTTGCGCCGCCCGGTCTTCATTCGCGACGAGACCCCTCCGGGTGCCACGCGCCGGACGATCGCGTTCCGCAGCGCCGATATGGCCGCCGGCCGGTCGCTCGCCTTCGCGAACCGGTTCTGGGCCGGGCGCTGGTACGCCTACCGGGTGCTGCGGGACTTCGCCGCGACGGACTGGGACACGGACGGCCTCCACGATGCCCTGGCGCAGATCCTGCTCGATCTTCGCGCGACGACGGGCGGCAGGACCGGGCAGGAGATCGAGCTCGACACGCTCCTGGTGCTGGCGCGGGACGAGCGCGCCTCGGCCCTGGCCGAGATCCTGGCCCAGGACGTCGAGTTCATCACGGCCTTCATGGAGGCCCTGTCGATGACGCCGGCCTCCCATCCGCGCACCTACCGGGTGCTGCACGCCGCGAGCCTCGTCGGGTCGTTCGCGGCTTTGCGCTTCAAGGAGGCGTTCGACCGGCCGCGGCCCTCCTTCCTCTGCCCGGCCCTGCTGCCGCCGCTGCCGGTGCCGGGGCACTCGGCCTTCCCGAGCGGCCACGCCACCCAGTCGCGCCTGATGGCGCGCTGCCTCGCCTACGCGTTACGCCTCTCGGGCCTGGCCTACGCGGAGCGCCGGCCCGTCAACGAGACCCTGAAGGCGCTCGCCCGGCGCGTCGCCCGCAACCGCGAGATCGCCGGGCTGCACTATCCGAGCGATTCGCGCGCCGGCCGGCGGCTCGCCGACGCGGCCTTCGCCATCCTGTCGGCCCATGCCGGCGACGGCCTGAGCGCCGAGGCCTACGCCCTCCCGACCTTCGGCGACGCGGCGATCGAGGCCGCCCGGGAGTTCAACCCGGACCTGGTCCTGCCGCCGGATCCGAGGTGAGCGGGGAGACGCAGCGCGATGAACCGCGATCCCGACGACGACCGGGGGCACCCCGGAGACCGCCTCGTCCTGCGGCCGCTCCCGCTGCCGCCGGCCGATCTCGACCCGTCCCGGGCCGAGCCCCGCCTCCTCGCCCGCCACGGTCTGCCGGCCCCACGCCCCGGGGACGGCCCGGCGGCGGCGGCCTTCCGCCGCGCCTTCCTGGCGCCGCCCGAGGACCGCGCGCTACGATTCGTCGAGGCGGTGCGGCGCGATCTGGCTCCGCCGACGGCGAGCGCCCGCACCCACGGCGCCGTGCCGGCGCGCCGCAGCGTCAACTGGTCGGGCGGATCGCTCGCGGCGCTCCAGGGGCGCAGCCTCGTCGGCGTGATGGCGCGCTGGCGCGTGCCGGCGGTGACGGGCGATGCCGGCAGACCCGCCCACGCCTCGGCCTGGATCGGCCTCGACGGGCAGGGCTTCTTCCGCAATGCCAGCCTGCCGCAGATCGGCACGCTCCAGGCGTGGGACGGCGCGAGCGCCCGCTACGAGACCTGGGTGCAATGGTGGGCGCGGGGCGAGGAGAACGCGCCGCAAACCCTCGGGCTCGCCGTCGCGCCGGGCGACGAGGTATCGGCGATGCTCACGCTCCTCGACCCCGCGACCGTGCGCTTCAACCCGAAGAACGAGAGCGCCGGCACGATGCTCCAGGCCTTCGACCTCACGGCGCCGGGGGGACGGCACGTCCCGGGCGCCACCGCCGAATGGATCCTGGAGCGCCCGAGCCCGCTCGGCTCCGACGGCTGGCACCCGTACCCGCTCGCCGCCTACGCGGCCTTCCCGTTCACCGCCTGCCTGGCGCAATCCCGCGCCTCCGGCGAGACGGCGCTCGCCGAGCACGACCTGGCCCGGGCGAGCCTGATTCGCATGATCGGCCTCGAGGGGGGCCACGCCCGCACGATCTCGTACCCGGCGCGCGTGCCGGGGGACGGGCGGTCGCTGACGATGACCGTCGGGGCGCCGTTCTGAGCGTCACCCCACCGCCACCGGCTGCTTGACCACCGACGGGGTGCGCATCGTCACCAGTTCCTCGCCGGCGGTGGGATGGACCGCGATGGTGCGGTCGAAATCGGCCTTCCTCGCCCCCATCGTCACCGCGATGCCGACGGCCTGGATGATCTCGCCGGCATCGTGGCCGAGCACGTGGACGCCGACCACCCGGTCGCTCGCCCGCTCGACGATGACCTTCATCAGGATCCGCTCGTCGCGGCCCGACAGGGTCGCCTTCATCGGCCGGAATCGGGCCTCGTAGACGTCGATCTCGCCGCAGAGGCGGCGCGCCACCTCCTCGCCGTGGCCGACGACGCCGATCTCGGGCGTCGAGAACACCGCGGTCGGGATCAGGTCGTGGTCGACCGCCCAGGGCTTGCCCCCGAACACCGTGTCGGCGA
The sequence above is drawn from the Methylobacterium terrae genome and encodes:
- a CDS encoding G1 family glutamic endopeptidase; its protein translation is MNRDPDDDRGHPGDRLVLRPLPLPPADLDPSRAEPRLLARHGLPAPRPGDGPAAAAFRRAFLAPPEDRALRFVEAVRRDLAPPTASARTHGAVPARRSVNWSGGSLAALQGRSLVGVMARWRVPAVTGDAGRPAHASAWIGLDGQGFFRNASLPQIGTLQAWDGASARYETWVQWWARGEENAPQTLGLAVAPGDEVSAMLTLLDPATVRFNPKNESAGTMLQAFDLTAPGGRHVPGATAEWILERPSPLGSDGWHPYPLAAYAAFPFTACLAQSRASGETALAEHDLARASLIRMIGLEGGHARTISYPARVPGDGRSLTMTVGAPF
- a CDS encoding adenylate/guanylate cyclase domain-containing protein, whose protein sequence is MSGIVRVAAPGGSAPRIEAAPGDAAAMERHIAAILVADVVGYTRLSEMAEEATHRRLKALRCGIIDPLVARCGGRVVKNTGDGFIATFPAAAAATDCALALQRRLAEAAQGEPEASRLTFRMGVNLAEVIVEDGDVFGDGVNVAARLQAYAEAGDVIVSEAVFSRASAEARMRATDLGSLPLRNHARPVRVFALRGGEAARPRTGECAPGAEARASIAVLPFRAGGADRLSLADGFTDWIVRALSSLRDLFVISRGSTQAYRRRRIDPAAIGRRLGVRYVMDGAIQHHGGALRVCTELIECGTGAVVSADHYEGLVDQVFALQDAIALKLIRTIAPHVRERELQRALRKHPASLTSYDLLLQALDQLHKMDPDSFARAGGLLQQAIALDPSYAPPFAYAAWWHVLRVGEMGSPDPDGDGRAAAERARAAIERDGNDPLALAIHGHVQAFMLRDARTARRFLDRAIEAGPSVAIAWTMSSAAHGFSGDGRLAVAHGEAGQRLAPNDPYTFWHEGLLAQAHYVAGDYDEAVAWASSAVARNRAIRFTLRILAASLAAAGRLPEARAAAGELMRLQPGFRLDAYAPRCPFAAPLLARWIGHLRAAGLPE
- a CDS encoding class II 3-deoxy-7-phosphoheptulonate synthase, whose protein sequence is MSERWTPTSWRRLPIQQVPDYPDSAALAAVERQLASFPPLVFAGEARKLKQNLAKVAAGEAFLLQGGDCAESFDEHSADNIRDFFRVFLQMALVLTFAGGSPVVKVGRIAGQFAKPRSSPVETVDGVALPSYRGDIVNGIGFTEGERVPNPNRQTEAYRQSAATLNLLRAFATGGYANLENAHRWMLGFVKDSPQSSAYADLAQRMTETLDFMRAIGINPETHQEVRQTDFFTSHEALLLGYEEALTRVDSTSGDWYATSGHMLWIGDRTRQADHAHIEFARGIKNPIGLKCGPSLKADDLIRLVDLLNPTNEAGRLTLICRFGADKVADHLPALIRAVEREGRKVVWSCDPMHGNTVTASGYKTRPFERVMKEIQGFFDIHQAEGTHAGGIHLEMTGKNVTECTGGARALTADDLRDRYHTYCDPRLNAEQALEVAFLTADLVKRERKQHEHPRIEAAE
- a CDS encoding phosphatase PAP2 family protein, which translates into the protein MTGNTGNTGNTGNTGNTGNAGVNGDAGGGWFVPDRADFPFSLETTIDGTEIGALRRPVFIRDETPPGATRRTIAFRSADMAAGRSLAFANRFWAGRWYAYRVLRDFAATDWDTDGLHDALAQILLDLRATTGGRTGQEIELDTLLVLARDERASALAEILAQDVEFITAFMEALSMTPASHPRTYRVLHAASLVGSFAALRFKEAFDRPRPSFLCPALLPPLPVPGHSAFPSGHATQSRLMARCLAYALRLSGLAYAERRPVNETLKALARRVARNREIAGLHYPSDSRAGRRLADAAFAILSAHAGDGLSAEAYALPTFGDAAIEAAREFNPDLVLPPDPR